TTCCTTGATGGCGGGATGGCCATCGATATGGTCTTCGGCCTGCCGCCAAAGGATCTGTGGCAGGGTAAATCGGGTCAGTACGGCAAGGTTTTCGATGTCAGATACCGGATTCAATCTGCAACTCCGTCCTGCAATGATGGGAAGTTTAAGCAGGAAAATGTGCGGAAAGCGGTTCGGAGCGGCCAAAATAGGAATCGAGCACGCGGGGATGATTCTGAATGAATTCCGGCGCCCCTTCGGCGAGCTTGGCACCGAAGTCCAGGACGACTACTCTCTCGGCAAGTTCAAACACCCTGTTCATATCATTTTCGACCAGAAGAATGGTTTGGCCCCAGATGTGGTTCAGATCACGGAGTACATGCCCTATGAAATCCTTTTCGGAGGGAAAGAGGCCTGAGAAAGGTTCGTCCAGGACAAGAAGCTTGGGCTGCATGGCCAAAGCTCTGGCCAGTTCGATGCGCTTTTTGAGGAAGGTCGGAAGATCCCGGACGGCTGTTTTCCTGTAGGCCTGAAGACCGAGAAAATCCAAGAGTTCTTCGACGATCCTCAAATGATAGGCCTCTTCCCTTTTGACCGATTTTGCGAAGAAGAAGGCCTGCCGCAGCAGATATCGGCCATAGATATGGCGTGCGCTCAGGATACTGCAGAGTACGCTGTTTCTTGAGTGAAGCCGGGTTTCCTGGAACGTCCTGGCAATCCCCATTTCTGCAATTTTATGGGGGGGCAAGTGATGAAGATCCTGGCCGTTGAAAAGGATTCGACCTTCCTGAGGGCGGGAAAAACCTGTCAAGCAGTTGACGAGGGAGGTTTTTCCCGCGCCGTTCGGTCCGATCAAGCCGACGAGTTCTCCTTGCTTGAGTGAAAAGACAACCCGCTGCAGCGCTGTAATCCCTCCAAAGCGCAGGGTGACGTTTAAAAGCTCGAGATCCGCTTCTTTGCGAGCGGCAGGGCCCATCGTGTAAATACTCAAATTTCCTTTAAGGGCGCGCATCGCAAGACCGGTCTGTCATCGCAGCCTGTAGGAGGTTTGGCGCGTCTCCGTGATGGAGGAACGTTCAACAGGTCCGCATGCAGCATCAGAAACGCTCCGAGACCCGCCGTATACCATCGGCGCTTTGTAAAATTCCAGGGATTGAAAGTCAGAGGCAAAACCTATTTCTGGACGGAAACTAGTGAATCCGATGTTCTCTGTCAAGAATAATCATCCCGGGAAACGGTGTGAGCGCCGCCTCCGGCAACCATTCCCTTTTGGTTGGTCTTCGAGAGTCAATCTGTAAAATTCTCATGAAAGCCCTGGCGCAAAGACAAAAAAGGGAAAGAAAAAGGTATGAGAAAATGAAAAAGGGCGGATTTCAAAACCCGCCCTTTTTCAAAATGGTTCATAGCATTCCGTTAATCGAGCTTACGGAATGCCTCCCGTCTGCCGGTGTATTTCTCGCGCATCTGCGGCTTCATCAACTTCCCGGTAGGATTCCTCATCACATTGTCGAAAAGAATCTTTCTGGGGACTTTATAAAGCGCCAGTTTGGTCTTGGCGAAGTCGATGACCTCCTGTTCGGTCATTTGCTCACCACTCTTGAGCTGAACAATGGCCATGACGACCTCGACCAGTCTTTCGTCGGGGTAACCGATGCAGGCTACATCATCGATCTTGGGGTGTTCCATCAGGGCATCTTCGATCTCCACCGGGAAGATGTTCTCCCCACCGCTCGTGATCATGTCTTTCTTGCGGTCGACGATGTAGAAAAACCCCTCTTCGTCCAGCTTGACCAGGTCACCGGTGTAAAGCCAGCCGTCTTTGATGGTATCGGCGGTCATCTCGGGATTGTTGAAGTATCCCGCCATCATCCTGGGGGTTGAGAAGACCAGTTCGCCGACTTCTCCGGGGGGCACCTCCTTGCCTTCGAAGTCGACGGCCTTGCCTTCGACGCCGAAGGTGGGTTTGCCGATGGAGCCGGGCTTTCGGAGGACATCCTCAGGATAAAGGTTGAAAGTGCCGCCTCCGCCGCCTTCAGTGATTCCGTAAATGTTCGATACCTTGGCGGGCAGGGTCTCCACCATGTTCTTCATCACCTCGAAAGGTACGGGCTGGGCCCCGATCTCGAGGTACCGCCAATGCGAAAGATCGTAGTCTTCCAGGCGCAAGTCCCCTTTCCGGATGGCGTTCAGGATCGCGACGGCGATTGGCACCACAAAGAGAATGTCGGTTCCCTTTTCTTCGGCAAGGGCCTCGATGATCCATTTAGGTTCGCGAAATTCGCGCAGAATGGTCCCGGTGGCGCCGGTCGCGTAAAAGGGGCCCCAAAGAAACATGGTGCCGCTGTGGTAGAGCGGCAGGAAAAAGACGTAGTTGTCGTTTTTCTCGACGAAGTAGCTCATTCCGTTGCCGATGGCCGTGCTGTTGAGC
Above is a genomic segment from Desulfatiglans anilini DSM 4660 containing:
- a CDS encoding ABC transporter ATP-binding protein; its protein translation is MSIYTMGPAARKEADLELLNVTLRFGGITALQRVVFSLKQGELVGLIGPNGAGKTSLVNCLTGFSRPQEGRILFNGQDLHHLPPHKIAEMGIARTFQETRLHSRNSVLCSILSARHIYGRYLLRQAFFFAKSVKREEAYHLRIVEELLDFLGLQAYRKTAVRDLPTFLKKRIELARALAMQPKLLVLDEPFSGLFPSEKDFIGHVLRDLNHIWGQTILLVENDMNRVFELAERVVVLDFGAKLAEGAPEFIQNHPRVLDSYFGRSEPLSAHFPA
- a CDS encoding class I adenylate-forming enzyme family protein, with amino-acid sequence MNYARYATLHARHLPNKVCLIERTPSKGERRTLTWKEFNDQINRVANYLSRELGIKDGDYVMHLQNNSLEWLVTYYGIIKLGAVAVPLNFRFVGSDILYAANVCNPKVFIFGSEFLPVVQPVQEQLTTIERYICVGDSVPSDMIDYRTIAAYEDTSEALTPVAPEHALAMMFTSGTTGKPKPVLHTHFSLNSTAIGNGMSYFVEKNDNYVFFLPLYHSGTMFLWGPFYATGATGTILREFREPKWIIEALAEEKGTDILFVVPIAVAILNAIRKGDLRLEDYDLSHWRYLEIGAQPVPFEVMKNMVETLPAKVSNIYGITEGGGGGTFNLYPEDVLRKPGSIGKPTFGVEGKAVDFEGKEVPPGEVGELVFSTPRMMAGYFNNPEMTADTIKDGWLYTGDLVKLDEEGFFYIVDRKKDMITSGGENIFPVEIEDALMEHPKIDDVACIGYPDERLVEVVMAIVQLKSGEQMTEQEVIDFAKTKLALYKVPRKILFDNVMRNPTGKLMKPQMREKYTGRREAFRKLD